The following proteins are co-located in the Haliotis asinina isolate JCU_RB_2024 chromosome 13, JCU_Hal_asi_v2, whole genome shotgun sequence genome:
- the LOC137259896 gene encoding galactoside 2-alpha-L-fucosyltransferase SEC1-like has protein sequence MNRKIRRHLSRIPLVLLVLFLCLSTLTCFLGIDELVSFYKNIFDEDYRACTDHIASHQHSEPSKLFVTLSYHGRLGNWMYAYASLLGIAAKNKREPYLYYLHPLTSCFDLRRTRTDHALCVRPVTDPMPCTYDKKFETLPIMNITIDGYIQSWKYFAGLESTIRKEFVFKEHVRNEAARMFTSYFKGVSELTVCVHVRRTDMLIPGAMKLGFKGAPKSYIVNAMKYMRRKLGAVRFMFVSDDTQWCRANFESLDVVISDSASMSVHMAMLTMCNHSIITTGTFGWWGAWLAGGMVVYYKDFPIPGTIIDRQFTAEDFYPPGWVGLSG, from the coding sequence ATGAACAGAAAGATCAGACGACATCTTTCACGGATACCGTTAGTACTGCTGGTTTTATTTCTGTGCCTTTCGACTCTCACATGCTTTTTGGGGATAGACGAACTAGTGTCTTTCTATAAGAACATATTTGATGAAGACTACAGAGCCTGTACTGATCACATCGCATCTCACCAGCACAGTGAACCCTCAAAACTCTTCGTCACACTGTCATATCATGGTCGCCTTGGTAACTGGATGTATGCTTATGCGTCTTTGCTTGGCATTGCAGCAAAAAATAAGAGAGAACCATACCTGTACTATTTACATCCCCTTACAAGTTGCTTCGACTTGCGGAGAACCCGAACGGACCATGCACTGTGTGTCCGGCCTGTAACGGACCCAATGCCCTGTACATACGACAAGAAATTTGAGACGCTGCCAATAATGAACATCACGATAGATGGGTATATTCAATCGTGGAAATATTTTGCTGGTCTTGAATCAACGATACGAAAAGAGTTTGTATTCAAGGAGCATGTACGTAACGAGGCTGCGAGGATGTTCACGTCGTATTTCaaaggtgtgagtgagttgaccGTATGTGTTCACGTCCGACGTACTGACATGCTTATTCCAGGGGCAATGAAGCTTGGATTCAAGGGGGCACCAAAGTCATATATTGTGAATGCCATGAAATACATGAGAAGAAAACTTGGTGCTGTTAGATTTATGTTCGTATCAGATGACACACAGTGGTGTAGGGCCAACTTTGAATCTCTTGATGTTGTGATCTCCGACTCGGCTTCCATGAGCGTTCACATGGCAATGTTAACGATGTGCAATCATAGTATTATCACCACAGGTACGTTTGGCTGGTGGGGGGCTTGGCTGGCTGGGGGGATGGTGGTGTACTACAAGGACTTTCCTATCCCAGGAACTATTATAGACCGTCAGTTCACCGCAGAAGATTTCTACCCCCCAGGTTGGGTGGGGCTGAGTGGATGA